A region from the Variovorax sp. RKNM96 genome encodes:
- a CDS encoding DUF1161 domain-containing protein, whose amino-acid sequence MKPWLISIACIAAAGAAHAAESCEGLRAQIEAKIGAAGVTRFAVLVVDANAPAAGQVVGSCELGTKKIVYQREGGGSAPAAVPAPARSPEDDDILTECKDGTVSVGGDCKR is encoded by the coding sequence ATGAAACCCTGGTTGATTTCCATCGCGTGCATCGCAGCGGCCGGCGCAGCCCACGCCGCCGAGAGTTGCGAGGGCCTTCGCGCACAGATCGAAGCGAAGATCGGCGCAGCGGGGGTCACGCGGTTCGCGGTGCTCGTCGTCGATGCCAACGCGCCCGCGGCCGGACAGGTGGTGGGCAGTTGCGAACTGGGCACGAAGAAGATCGTCTACCAGCGCGAGGGCGGAGGATCGGCCCCTGCGGCGGTTCCGGCGCCCGCCCGCTCGCCTGAAGACGACGACATCCTGACCGAATGCAAGGACGGCACGGTGTCCGTCGGCGGCGACTGCAAGCGCTGA
- a CDS encoding MFS transporter, translating into MSAIPLQAGTVHRNQPPHTSTTEELLIDAEVDSQPPPRPTPTPSLARRILLGASVVLIAFNLRPVFASLSVVLPEIIQATGLSATAASLLTTLPILCLGVFAPLAPWLGRRFGTERTLLGCMVLILMGTVLRGTGNIPLLFVASAIAGSGIAVSNVLLSGLVKRDFAKQAALMMGLYTMAVCGGAASAAGLTVPLEHALGGGWTYALAMWAVPALLVTLIWAPQALPLKPVASESGFTVQGLWRDRLAWQVTLFMGLQSALAYIVMGWLAPILRERGLGGETAGYVVSLSVMTQVVTCLVVPALAVKLRNQRGLGVVLSLLTVCAMLAMLFAPLGGVWLWAVMLGIAQGGTFALALTMIVLRSRDSHVAAHLSGMAQGVGYMVAACGPLLAGLLHGWTGSFRASAWLFVGLGIALVIAGLGAGRTLYVGAVTVPKH; encoded by the coding sequence ATGAGCGCGATTCCTTTGCAAGCCGGCACCGTGCACCGCAACCAGCCCCCGCACACCAGCACCACCGAAGAGCTGCTGATCGACGCCGAGGTCGACAGCCAGCCTCCGCCGCGCCCCACGCCCACACCCAGCCTCGCCCGCCGCATCCTGCTGGGCGCGAGCGTGGTGCTGATCGCCTTCAACCTGCGGCCGGTGTTCGCGAGCCTCTCGGTCGTGCTGCCCGAGATCATTCAGGCCACCGGCCTCTCGGCCACGGCCGCGAGCCTGTTGACCACGCTGCCGATCCTGTGCCTGGGCGTCTTCGCGCCGCTCGCACCGTGGCTCGGCCGCCGCTTCGGCACCGAGCGCACGCTGCTGGGCTGCATGGTGCTGATCCTGATGGGCACGGTGCTGCGCGGCACGGGCAACATCCCGCTGCTGTTCGTGGCCTCGGCCATCGCGGGCAGCGGCATCGCGGTGTCGAACGTGCTGCTGTCGGGCCTGGTGAAGCGCGACTTCGCAAAGCAGGCGGCGCTGATGATGGGGCTCTACACGATGGCCGTGTGCGGCGGCGCAGCGAGCGCCGCGGGTCTCACCGTGCCGCTCGAACATGCGCTGGGCGGCGGCTGGACCTACGCGCTCGCCATGTGGGCCGTGCCGGCCTTGCTGGTCACGCTGATCTGGGCGCCGCAGGCGCTGCCGCTCAAGCCGGTGGCGAGCGAGTCGGGCTTCACCGTGCAGGGCCTCTGGCGCGACCGGCTCGCGTGGCAGGTCACGCTCTTCATGGGGCTGCAGTCCGCCCTCGCCTACATCGTGATGGGCTGGCTCGCGCCGATCCTGCGCGAACGCGGGCTCGGCGGCGAGACAGCCGGCTACGTGGTGTCGCTGTCGGTCATGACGCAGGTGGTGACCTGCCTCGTGGTGCCGGCGCTGGCGGTGAAGCTGCGCAACCAGCGCGGGCTGGGCGTGGTGCTGTCGCTGCTCACGGTGTGCGCGATGCTGGCGATGCTGTTCGCGCCGCTGGGTGGGGTGTGGCTCTGGGCCGTGATGCTGGGCATCGCGCAGGGCGGCACCTTTGCGCTCGCCCTCACGATGATCGTGCTGCGCTCGCGCGATTCGCACGTGGCCGCGCACCTCTCGGGCATGGCGCAGGGCGTGGGCTACATGGTGGCCGCCTGCGGGCCGCTGCTGGCGGGGTTGCTGCACGGGTGGACGGGCAGCTTCCGCGCCTCGGCATGGCTCTTCGTCGGGCTGGGCATTGCGCTGGTGATCGCCGGGCTGGGCGCGGGGCGCACGCTGTATGTGGGGGCGGTGACGGTGCCGAAGCACTGA
- a CDS encoding NAD(P)H-dependent oxidoreductase, with protein MADKILVFYGSYRSDRMGVRLADFIMAGLRARGADAELIDAKAVDLPMLDRMYKEYPKGTAPAAMEALAEKIRTADAFIFVTGEYNWGPQPGLKNLTDHFLEEWFWRPAAVASYSAGRFSGVRSGTVWHSILSEMGMVVVSSTLAVGPISQTLDADGKPIGNAGESLARAFPRFADDLAWWTEAARAQKARKAPPY; from the coding sequence ATGGCTGACAAGATCCTGGTGTTCTATGGCTCATACCGCTCCGACCGCATGGGCGTTCGGCTCGCGGACTTCATCATGGCGGGCCTGCGCGCACGGGGCGCCGATGCGGAGCTGATCGACGCCAAGGCCGTCGACCTGCCGATGCTCGACCGCATGTACAAGGAATATCCGAAGGGCACGGCGCCTGCGGCGATGGAGGCGCTGGCGGAAAAGATCCGCACAGCCGATGCCTTCATCTTCGTGACCGGCGAATACAACTGGGGGCCGCAGCCCGGGCTGAAGAACCTGACGGACCACTTTCTCGAGGAGTGGTTCTGGCGACCCGCCGCCGTCGCGAGCTATTCGGCGGGGCGCTTCTCGGGCGTGCGCTCGGGGACCGTCTGGCATTCGATCCTGTCGGAGATGGGGATGGTGGTGGTGTCGAGCACGCTGGCGGTGGGGCCGATTTCGCAGACGCTGGATGCGGATGGGAAACCCATCGGCAATGCGGGCGAATCGCTCGCGCGAGCCTTTCCCCGGTTTGCCGATGACCTGGCCTGGTGGACCGAAGCGGCGCGTGCGCAAAAGGCACGGAAGGCGCCGCCTTACTGA
- a CDS encoding GNAT family N-acetyltransferase, translating to MQIREITASDLEAVYRLLAANGWAHRIPDEACLAKLVAASQHAWVAMLDGEIAGFARALTDGLSNGYLSMVVVAAPFRGRGIGRALVERIVGAGEDITWVLRAGRDGAPAFFARLGFVNSTLAMERPRTTRG from the coding sequence ATGCAAATCCGCGAAATCACCGCTTCGGACCTCGAAGCCGTCTACCGCCTGCTCGCGGCCAACGGATGGGCGCACCGGATTCCGGACGAGGCCTGTCTCGCCAAGCTGGTGGCCGCGTCGCAGCACGCGTGGGTCGCCATGCTCGATGGGGAAATCGCCGGATTCGCCCGCGCCCTCACCGATGGCCTCTCGAACGGCTACCTGTCGATGGTGGTCGTCGCTGCGCCGTTTCGCGGGCGCGGCATCGGCCGTGCGCTCGTCGAGCGCATCGTGGGCGCCGGGGAGGACATCACCTGGGTCTTGCGCGCCGGCAGGGACGGCGCGCCGGCGTTCTTCGCCAGGCTGGGCTTCGTGAACTCGACGCTCGCGATGGAGCGGCCGCGCACGACACGGGGCTAG
- a CDS encoding FadR/GntR family transcriptional regulator: MLAQAPRTSLADTAADSIRNEISAGRWAIGARIPIEPQLAQLLGVSRGTVREAVKTLVSRGLLEVRQGSGTYVRSGYDPSASLQKMRLASLRDQFEVRRALEVEAARLAAVRHTARDLRRLHTLLDKRGVPDADDDGAGFIERDLAFHLAIVDISGNLALAETCRFITGYIKETIASTMGTSLPEPDEAAHRAIVEAIASRDPERAATAVRDFMAPMLDMLALRTA; this comes from the coding sequence ATGCTCGCCCAAGCCCCCCGAACCTCCCTGGCGGACACCGCCGCCGACAGCATCCGCAACGAAATCTCCGCGGGCCGCTGGGCCATCGGTGCGCGCATTCCCATCGAGCCGCAGCTCGCGCAACTGCTGGGCGTGAGCCGCGGCACGGTGCGCGAAGCGGTGAAAACGCTGGTCTCGCGCGGGCTGCTCGAAGTGCGGCAGGGTTCGGGCACCTATGTGCGCTCGGGCTACGACCCCTCGGCCAGCCTGCAGAAGATGCGCCTGGCGAGCCTGCGCGACCAGTTCGAGGTGCGCCGCGCGCTCGAGGTCGAGGCCGCCCGGCTCGCCGCGGTGCGCCACACCGCCCGCGACCTGCGCCGCCTGCACACCCTGCTCGACAAGCGCGGCGTGCCCGATGCGGACGACGACGGTGCGGGCTTCATCGAACGCGACCTGGCCTTCCACCTGGCCATCGTCGACATCTCTGGCAACCTCGCGCTGGCCGAGACCTGCCGCTTCATCACCGGCTACATCAAGGAAACGATCGCGAGCACCATGGGCACCAGCCTGCCCGAGCCCGACGAGGCCGCGCACCGCGCCATCGTCGAAGCCATCGCGAGCCGCGACCCCGAGCGCGCCGCCACCGCCGTGCGCGACTTCATGGCGCCGATGCTCGACATGCTGGCGCTGAGGACGGCATGA
- a CDS encoding ATP-binding cassette domain-containing protein — protein MNTTPSHSPVLRLQDIDFSYPDQPAIASGWNASIGPGVTLLYGDTGAGKSALLQVIAGLLPAAKGRLTVAGASLDAAPEAYRRNVFFVDPATDRFDQVTARACTATLREGDAHFDEDLWQALVEGFSLPPHIDKPMYMLSTGSRRKVWLAAALASGRPLVLLDEPTASLDAGSIRCLWGALAELAGQPGRAVIVASAARIDEVPLAATIELPLH, from the coding sequence GTGAACACCACCCCCTCGCACTCCCCCGTCCTCCGTCTTCAGGACATCGATTTCTCCTACCCCGACCAGCCGGCGATCGCCTCCGGCTGGAACGCCTCCATCGGCCCTGGCGTCACGCTGCTGTACGGCGACACCGGCGCCGGCAAGTCGGCGCTGCTCCAGGTGATCGCGGGCTTGCTGCCCGCGGCAAAGGGCCGGCTGACGGTCGCGGGCGCGAGCCTCGATGCCGCACCCGAGGCCTACCGCCGCAACGTGTTTTTCGTCGACCCGGCCACGGACCGCTTCGACCAGGTCACCGCGCGGGCCTGCACCGCCACGCTGCGCGAGGGCGATGCGCACTTCGACGAAGACCTCTGGCAGGCGCTGGTCGAGGGCTTTTCCCTGCCTCCGCACATCGACAAGCCGATGTACATGCTCTCCACGGGCTCCAGGCGCAAGGTCTGGCTGGCGGCCGCGCTCGCCTCGGGGCGCCCGCTGGTGCTGCTGGACGAGCCGACTGCGTCGCTGGACGCCGGCTCGATCCGCTGCCTCTGGGGCGCCCTTGCCGAACTGGCGGGGCAACCCGGGCGGGCCGTCATCGTCGCCAGCGCCGCGCGGATCGACGAAGTGCCGCTGGCCGCCACCATTGAACTCCCCCTGCATTGA
- a CDS encoding NADP-dependent isocitrate dehydrogenase gives MSTKQPTIVYTLTDEAPLLATYAFLPIVRAFTAPAGIDVTTSDISVAARVLGEFPEFLSDAQKVPDNLAELGKLTLKPEANIIKLPNISASVSQLKSAIKELQDKGYKIPDYPENPTTDEDKDIRARYNKCTGSAVNPVLREGNSDRRAPKAVKEYARKNPHSMADWSQASRSHVSHMHGGDFYHGEKSMTLDRARNVKMELITKSGKTVVLKQKVALLDREVIDSMFMSKKALLAFYEKEIEDAHKTGVMFSLHVKATMMKVSHPIVFGHCVKIFYKEAFEKHGKLFDELGINVNNGMVDLYNKIATLPQSTQDEIKRDLHACHEHRPELAMVDSAKGITNFHSPNDVIVDASMPAMIRNGGKMWGADGRLKDVKAVMPESTFARIYQEIINFCKWHGAFDPKTMGTVPNVGLMAQKAEEYGSHDKTFEIPEDGVANITDLDTGEVLMSEDVEQGDIWRMCQVKDAAIRDWVKLAVTRARNSGMPVVFWLDAYRPHEAQLITKVKMYLHEHNTSGLDIQIMSQVRAMRYTLERVVRGLDTISATGNILRDYLTDLFPIMELGTSAKMLSIVPLMAGGGLYETGAGGSAPKHVQQLVEENHLRWDSLGEFLALAVSLEDLGLKTGNAQAKILAKTLDAATGKLLDNNKNPSPKTGQLDNRGSQFYLAMYWAQELAAQTDDTALQSKFKKLAETLSTNEKKIVDELAAVQGKPVDIGGYYLADKEKFETVMRPSATLNSVLAAAQA, from the coding sequence ATGAGCACGAAGCAACCCACCATCGTCTACACCCTCACCGACGAGGCGCCCCTCCTGGCGACCTACGCGTTCCTGCCCATCGTGCGCGCCTTCACGGCCCCGGCCGGCATCGACGTCACCACGAGCGACATCTCGGTGGCCGCCCGCGTCCTGGGCGAATTCCCCGAATTCCTGAGCGACGCACAGAAGGTGCCCGACAACCTGGCCGAACTGGGCAAGCTCACGCTCAAGCCCGAAGCCAACATCATCAAGCTGCCCAACATCAGCGCCTCGGTGTCCCAGCTCAAGTCGGCCATCAAGGAACTGCAGGACAAGGGCTACAAGATCCCCGACTACCCCGAGAACCCGACCACCGACGAGGACAAGGACATCCGCGCGCGCTACAACAAGTGCACCGGCAGCGCGGTGAACCCGGTGCTGCGCGAGGGCAACTCGGACCGCCGTGCGCCCAAGGCGGTGAAGGAATACGCCCGCAAGAACCCGCACAGCATGGCCGACTGGAGCCAGGCCTCGCGCTCGCACGTCTCGCACATGCACGGCGGCGACTTCTATCACGGCGAAAAGTCCATGACGCTGGACCGCGCGCGCAACGTCAAGATGGAACTGATCACCAAGAGCGGCAAGACCGTCGTGCTCAAGCAGAAGGTGGCGCTGCTGGACCGCGAGGTCATCGACTCCATGTTCATGAGCAAGAAGGCGCTGCTGGCCTTCTATGAAAAGGAGATCGAGGACGCGCACAAGACCGGCGTGATGTTCTCGCTGCACGTCAAGGCCACGATGATGAAGGTCTCGCACCCCATCGTGTTCGGCCACTGCGTGAAGATCTTCTACAAGGAAGCCTTCGAGAAACACGGCAAGCTGTTCGACGAGCTGGGCATCAACGTCAACAACGGCATGGTCGATTTGTACAACAAGATCGCCACGCTGCCGCAAAGCACGCAGGACGAGATCAAGCGCGACCTGCACGCCTGCCACGAGCACCGCCCCGAACTGGCCATGGTCGACTCGGCCAAGGGCATCACCAATTTCCATTCGCCCAACGACGTGATCGTGGACGCCTCCATGCCCGCGATGATCCGCAACGGCGGCAAGATGTGGGGCGCCGACGGCCGCCTGAAGGACGTGAAGGCCGTGATGCCCGAATCGACCTTCGCCCGCATCTACCAGGAGATCATCAACTTCTGCAAGTGGCACGGCGCCTTCGACCCCAAGACCATGGGCACCGTGCCCAACGTCGGCCTCATGGCCCAGAAGGCCGAAGAGTACGGCTCGCACGACAAGACCTTCGAGATCCCCGAAGACGGCGTCGCCAACATCACCGACCTGGACACCGGCGAAGTGCTGATGAGCGAAGACGTGGAACAGGGCGACATCTGGCGCATGTGCCAGGTCAAGGACGCGGCGATCCGCGACTGGGTGAAGCTGGCCGTCACGCGTGCGCGCAACTCCGGCATGCCGGTGGTGTTCTGGCTCGACGCCTACCGCCCGCACGAGGCGCAGCTGATCACCAAGGTCAAGATGTACCTGCACGAGCACAACACCTCGGGCCTGGACATCCAGATCATGAGCCAGGTGCGCGCCATGCGCTACACGCTGGAACGCGTCGTGCGCGGCCTGGACACCATCAGCGCCACCGGCAACATCCTGCGCGACTACCTCACCGACCTGTTCCCCATCATGGAGCTGGGCACCTCTGCCAAGATGCTGTCGATCGTGCCGCTGATGGCCGGCGGCGGCCTGTACGAGACCGGCGCGGGCGGCTCAGCCCCCAAGCACGTGCAGCAACTGGTGGAAGAAAACCACCTGCGCTGGGATTCGCTCGGCGAATTCCTCGCGCTGGCCGTGAGCCTGGAAGACCTGGGCCTGAAGACCGGCAACGCGCAGGCCAAGATCCTGGCCAAGACGCTCGACGCCGCCACCGGCAAGCTGCTGGACAACAACAAGAACCCGTCGCCCAAGACCGGTCAGCTCGACAACCGCGGCAGCCAGTTCTACCTGGCCATGTACTGGGCGCAGGAACTGGCCGCGCAGACCGACGACACGGCGCTGCAATCCAAGTTCAAGAAGCTGGCCGAGACGCTGAGCACCAACGAGAAGAAGATCGTCGACGAACTCGCGGCCGTGCAGGGCAAGCCGGTGGACATCGGCGGCTACTACCTGGCCGACAAGGAAAAGTTCGAGACGGTGATGCGTCCGAGCGCAACGCTGAACTCGGTGCTGGCGGCGGCGCAAGCCTGA